A genomic region of Lonchura striata isolate bLonStr1 chromosome 8, bLonStr1.mat, whole genome shotgun sequence contains the following coding sequences:
- the NEUROD1 gene encoding neurogenic differentiation factor 1 isoform X2: MTKSYSESGLMGEPQPQGPPSWTDECLSSQDEEHEVDKKEEDLEGLHAEAEEDSLRNGEEEDEEDDLDEEEEEEEEEEDDDQKPKRRGPKKKKMTKARMERFKLRRMKANARERNRMHGLNAALDNLRKVVPCYSKTQKLSKIETLRLAKNYIWALSEILRSGKSPDLVSFVQTLCKGLSQPTTNLVAGCLQLNPRTFLPEQSQEVPPHVAAAAAAAGAPFPAHPYPYQSPGLPSPPYGTMDSSHLFHLKPPHAYGAALEPFFESGLAEGASPAFDGPLSPPLSVNGNFSFKHEPAADFDKSYAFSMHYPAAAAALAAAPAHAAIFPPAASRCEIPVDGLAPYEGHPHHERVLSAQLNAIFHD; encoded by the coding sequence ATGACCAAGTCGTACAGCGAGAGCGGGCTGATGGGCGAGCCCCAGCCGCAGGGCCCCCCGAGCTGGACAGACGAGTGCCTCAGCTCCCAGGACGAGGAGCACGAGGTGGACAAGAAAGAGGAGGACCTGGAGGGTCTGCACGCCGAGGCCGAGGAGGACTCCCTGCGGAAcggagaggaggaggacgaggaagacgacttggacgaagaggaggaggaagaggaggaggaggaagacgacgACCAGAAGCCCAAGAGGCGGGGccccaagaagaagaagatgaCCAAGGCGCGCATGGAGCGGTTCAAGCTGCGGCGCATGAAGGCCAACGCCCGGGAGCGCAACCGCATGCACGGGCTGAACGCGGCCCTGGACAACCTGCGCAAGGTGGTGCCCTGCTACTCCAAGACGCAGAAGCTCTCCAAGATCGAGACCCTGCGCCTGGCCAAGAACTACATCTGGGCGCTCTCCGAGATCCTCCGCTCGGGCAAGAGCCCGGACCTGGTGTCCTTCGTGCAGACCCTCTGCAAGGGCCTGTCGCAGCCCACCACCAACTTGGTGGCCGGCTGCCTGCAGCTCAACCCGCGGACTTTCCTGCCCGAGCAGAGCCAGGAGGTGCCGCCGCacgtggcggcggcggcggcggcggcgggcgcgccCTTCCCGGCGCATCCCTACCCCTACCAGTCGCCGGGCTTGCCCAGCCCGCCCTACGGCACCATGGACAGCTCCCACCTCTTCCACCTCAAGCCGCCGCACGCCTACGGCGCCGCGCTGGAGCCCTTCTTCGAGAGCGGGCTGGCGGAGGGCGCCAGCCCCGCCTTCGACGGGCCGCTCAGCCCGCCCCTCAGCGTGAACGGCAACTTCTCCTTCAAGCACGAGCCGGCCGCCGACTTCGACAAGAGCTACGCCTTCTCCATGCACtaccccgccgccgccgccgcgctggccgccgcgcccgcccacgccgccatcttcccgcccgccgcctcccgctGCGAGATCCCGGTGGACGGGCTGGCGCCCTACGAGGGCCACCCGCACCACGAGCGCGTCCTCAGCGCCCAGCTCAACGCCATCTTCCACGACTGA
- the NEUROD1 gene encoding neurogenic differentiation factor 1 isoform X1 codes for MQRLTMTKSYSESGLMGEPQPQGPPSWTDECLSSQDEEHEVDKKEEDLEGLHAEAEEDSLRNGEEEDEEDDLDEEEEEEEEEEDDDQKPKRRGPKKKKMTKARMERFKLRRMKANARERNRMHGLNAALDNLRKVVPCYSKTQKLSKIETLRLAKNYIWALSEILRSGKSPDLVSFVQTLCKGLSQPTTNLVAGCLQLNPRTFLPEQSQEVPPHVAAAAAAAGAPFPAHPYPYQSPGLPSPPYGTMDSSHLFHLKPPHAYGAALEPFFESGLAEGASPAFDGPLSPPLSVNGNFSFKHEPAADFDKSYAFSMHYPAAAAALAAAPAHAAIFPPAASRCEIPVDGLAPYEGHPHHERVLSAQLNAIFHD; via the coding sequence ATGCAGAGGCTCACCATGACCAAGTCGTACAGCGAGAGCGGGCTGATGGGCGAGCCCCAGCCGCAGGGCCCCCCGAGCTGGACAGACGAGTGCCTCAGCTCCCAGGACGAGGAGCACGAGGTGGACAAGAAAGAGGAGGACCTGGAGGGTCTGCACGCCGAGGCCGAGGAGGACTCCCTGCGGAAcggagaggaggaggacgaggaagacgacttggacgaagaggaggaggaagaggaggaggaggaagacgacgACCAGAAGCCCAAGAGGCGGGGccccaagaagaagaagatgaCCAAGGCGCGCATGGAGCGGTTCAAGCTGCGGCGCATGAAGGCCAACGCCCGGGAGCGCAACCGCATGCACGGGCTGAACGCGGCCCTGGACAACCTGCGCAAGGTGGTGCCCTGCTACTCCAAGACGCAGAAGCTCTCCAAGATCGAGACCCTGCGCCTGGCCAAGAACTACATCTGGGCGCTCTCCGAGATCCTCCGCTCGGGCAAGAGCCCGGACCTGGTGTCCTTCGTGCAGACCCTCTGCAAGGGCCTGTCGCAGCCCACCACCAACTTGGTGGCCGGCTGCCTGCAGCTCAACCCGCGGACTTTCCTGCCCGAGCAGAGCCAGGAGGTGCCGCCGCacgtggcggcggcggcggcggcggcgggcgcgccCTTCCCGGCGCATCCCTACCCCTACCAGTCGCCGGGCTTGCCCAGCCCGCCCTACGGCACCATGGACAGCTCCCACCTCTTCCACCTCAAGCCGCCGCACGCCTACGGCGCCGCGCTGGAGCCCTTCTTCGAGAGCGGGCTGGCGGAGGGCGCCAGCCCCGCCTTCGACGGGCCGCTCAGCCCGCCCCTCAGCGTGAACGGCAACTTCTCCTTCAAGCACGAGCCGGCCGCCGACTTCGACAAGAGCTACGCCTTCTCCATGCACtaccccgccgccgccgccgcgctggccgccgcgcccgcccacgccgccatcttcccgcccgccgcctcccgctGCGAGATCCCGGTGGACGGGCTGGCGCCCTACGAGGGCCACCCGCACCACGAGCGCGTCCTCAGCGCCCAGCTCAACGCCATCTTCCACGACTGA